In Ignavibacteriales bacterium, the following are encoded in one genomic region:
- a CDS encoding HAD-IC family P-type ATPase has product MKKNTDFCSKQRPQVLPLKGLTDPEVKERAGKGLINKTPRSETKTIPRILFENIFSVFNFIIFGIIIFVLIFYFKNRDDRLLLDSIGILLVGVTNTAIALYQEIKSKVALDKVSLLLKKRVVVLRNGRETEIEQDEIVKDDIIKVNTGDQIIVDGEVAESRYLEIDESLLTGESLPIEKSPEDEVLSGSFCTSGSGYYKAVKVGEEMYANSITRMAKKYKLLLTPLQKKINFILEMTFLSALAIVGLETWSHFSNPGNVSEDDFIRRIATILISLIPQGLVFFASVTYALGVYRISKLGAIIEKLNAVESFSSVRTVCMDKTGTITENNLRVKYINNISSHDTEEELTRYLGTFVEESSDKNATIRAIKDLNQQDGIAFKDEIPFRSENKYSVMEFEKDGEPLCLILGGYDVLYDNLDKNDLENAQKVFNEMGLSVYRNLLFGRIKNFRTVKELREAKTDFVIEPMLLVSISDTPREDAGEALELFDRNGIDVKILSGDSADSISSVLTDIGRKPAEGSIITGSELAGISEGDLSKVIKSKEIFARLKPDQKLAIIRELKKEKIYTAMIGDGVNDLPAIKESDMGIAMEEGSQITKEVADIVLLKNKFSLLPRIFDEGNKIVNSVNYISKLFLTKNFIVIYIAILAVLFLFEFPLTPRRVALINMFGISLPAYLLMLRNTNVKRSTEFIKDVFTYIVLAGAVIIIAGYLGILATNILFVGSEQYLSMVMLSIMIFISISNYVIVAVRNEDEKKYYYISGIILVLLYIFFAMTNFDVPVYNLIKIFYEIDFLPLKYWVIIVPLSLIGSIALYFTQTLRERIFKLQNIYR; this is encoded by the coding sequence GCTTTTACTCGACTCTATCGGTATATTGCTGGTGGGTGTTACAAACACCGCGATAGCATTATACCAGGAGATCAAATCAAAGGTCGCTCTGGATAAGGTAAGTTTGTTATTGAAGAAGAGGGTTGTGGTGCTAAGAAATGGCAGAGAGACCGAAATAGAGCAGGATGAAATTGTAAAGGACGATATAATAAAAGTTAATACAGGCGACCAGATAATAGTAGATGGAGAGGTAGCGGAGTCGAGATACCTGGAGATAGATGAGTCGCTTTTAACGGGAGAATCGCTTCCTATAGAAAAATCTCCCGAAGATGAGGTGCTGTCAGGGAGTTTTTGTACATCGGGAAGCGGGTATTATAAGGCAGTAAAGGTCGGGGAAGAGATGTATGCTAACAGCATTACCAGGATGGCTAAGAAGTATAAACTTTTGCTGACTCCCCTACAAAAGAAGATAAATTTTATCCTGGAGATGACGTTTCTATCCGCGCTGGCGATAGTCGGACTGGAAACGTGGTCGCATTTTTCCAATCCCGGCAATGTAAGTGAGGATGATTTCATAAGAAGAATAGCGACGATATTGATCTCACTAATACCGCAGGGACTGGTGTTCTTTGCAAGTGTGACGTATGCGCTGGGGGTTTACAGGATAAGCAAGCTCGGCGCTATAATAGAGAAGCTGAATGCAGTAGAGTCGTTTTCAAGCGTAAGAACGGTGTGTATGGATAAGACGGGAACAATCACGGAGAATAATTTAAGAGTAAAATATATAAACAACATTTCTTCGCATGATACCGAGGAAGAACTTACCAGATACCTGGGGACTTTCGTGGAAGAATCCTCAGACAAGAACGCCACGATAAGGGCAATAAAAGACCTTAACCAGCAAGATGGAATTGCGTTTAAGGATGAGATACCCTTCCGCTCAGAGAATAAGTATAGTGTAATGGAATTTGAGAAAGACGGCGAACCTCTTTGCTTGATATTGGGAGGGTATGATGTACTTTACGACAACCTGGACAAGAACGATCTGGAAAATGCTCAGAAGGTATTTAATGAGATGGGTTTGTCAGTGTATAGAAATCTCCTTTTCGGAAGGATCAAAAATTTCAGGACAGTAAAAGAATTAAGGGAAGCAAAGACGGATTTTGTGATCGAACCGATGCTTTTAGTATCTATTTCCGATACACCGAGAGAAGATGCCGGGGAAGCGTTAGAATTATTCGACAGGAATGGAATTGACGTTAAGATATTATCGGGTGATTCAGCAGATTCGATATCCTCTGTACTTACCGATATCGGGAGGAAACCGGCGGAGGGTTCAATAATTACGGGAAGCGAGCTAGCAGGAATTTCAGAAGGTGATCTTTCTAAGGTCATAAAAAGCAAAGAGATATTTGCCCGCTTGAAGCCGGATCAAAAGTTGGCTATAATCAGGGAGCTTAAAAAAGAGAAGATATATACAGCAATGATCGGCGATGGTGTGAATGATCTCCCGGCTATAAAAGAATCAGATATGGGTATTGCTATGGAGGAAGGAAGCCAGATAACGAAGGAGGTGGCTGATATTGTGTTGCTGAAAAATAAGTTCTCGCTATTGCCGAGAATATTCGACGAAGGAAACAAGATAGTGAACTCGGTGAACTATATATCAAAACTTTTCCTAACGAAAAACTTCATCGTAATCTATATTGCGATACTAGCGGTGTTGTTTTTGTTCGAATTCCCTCTTACGCCGAGGCGCGTGGCGCTGATAAACATGTTCGGTATATCTCTGCCGGCGTATTTGCTTATGCTGCGGAATACAAACGTGAAAAGAAGCACAGAATTTATCAAAGACGTGTTCACTTACATAGTACTGGCAGGCGCGGTGATAATAATAGCTGGTTATCTCGGCATACTTGCTACAAACATACTATTTGTGGGGTCAGAGCAGTATCTGAGCATGGTAATGCTATCCATAATGATATTTATTTCGATATCCAACTATGTGATAGTGGCCGTGAGGAATGAGGATGAGAAAAAATATTATTATATAAGCGGTATCATTTTAGTTCTTTTATATATATTTTTTGCGATGACGAACTTCGACGTACCGGTTTATAACCTTATAAAAATATTCTACGAGATAGACTTCTTGCCCCTAAAATACTGGGTGATCATTGTTCCGCTGAGCTTGATAGGTTCGATCGCATTATATTTTACACAAACATTGCGTGAGAGGATATTCAAACTTCAAAATATATACAGGTAG